A stretch of the uncultured Desulfobacter sp. genome encodes the following:
- a CDS encoding biotin--[acetyl-CoA-carboxylase] ligase translates to MTIPVLTMPPDRIAKRHPLWNKDIERLGPWERIDQQDFSLVSQGPVWYPSADASRSAPTILICDQYGSSMDPAWELLGQQKIHTWDSVIVTEQTAGRGQFRRNWVSPAGNLYASWVWPECSDNNPSNAYQENLLPLIAAYIVAHGLELLGIDVQIKWPNDILYKNRKIAGILVEQCNKKIIVGIGINMACAPSLRTIGTETAMPATCLSKEGFHVSPLKVWCHLVESGIQCMRSLIRQIQASEFTQLITSRLAWRGKHVHILKNEDEINSAIIIGVAENGGLVIQKGTQTQIIHSGRILTVE, encoded by the coding sequence ATGACAATTCCTGTACTGACGATGCCTCCTGACCGGATTGCAAAGCGGCATCCTTTGTGGAACAAAGATATCGAAAGATTAGGTCCATGGGAACGGATAGATCAACAGGACTTTTCTTTGGTGAGTCAAGGGCCTGTATGGTATCCATCCGCTGACGCAAGCAGAAGTGCACCGACGATCCTGATCTGTGACCAGTACGGTTCCAGCATGGACCCGGCCTGGGAGCTTCTGGGCCAACAAAAAATCCATACCTGGGATTCGGTCATCGTCACCGAACAGACAGCCGGCAGAGGACAGTTTCGACGCAATTGGGTTTCTCCTGCGGGAAATCTTTATGCATCCTGGGTGTGGCCCGAATGTTCAGACAATAATCCTTCCAATGCATATCAGGAAAATTTATTACCCCTCATCGCAGCTTATATCGTCGCCCACGGTCTTGAATTGCTGGGGATCGATGTCCAAATTAAATGGCCGAATGATATTCTATACAAAAATCGAAAAATCGCAGGTATTCTGGTTGAACAGTGCAACAAGAAAATTATTGTGGGAATTGGAATCAACATGGCTTGTGCCCCCTCTTTGCGAACGATCGGCACTGAAACCGCCATGCCGGCGACCTGCTTATCAAAAGAAGGATTCCATGTCTCCCCTCTAAAGGTCTGGTGTCACTTGGTGGAATCAGGCATCCAATGTATGCGAAGTTTGATCAGACAAATCCAGGCATCCGAATTTACACAGCTGATTACCAGCCGCCTGGCATGGCGCGGCAAGCACGTCCATATTCTTAAAAATGAAGATGAAATTAATTCGGCAATTATTATCGGTGTTGCTGAAAATGGGGGCCTGGTGATACAAAAAGGCACTCAAACACAGATCATTCATTCCGGAAGAATTCTAACCGTTGAATAA
- the parA gene encoding ParA family partition ATPase has translation MKVITLANQKGGCGKSTIVLNLAIELALQQHRVIVFDTDPQGSCYETAEIRNSQKELTQIKVAPVYENLYQVIEESDKDFDFALIDTPPHDNDVVTVATACSDLIIIPVQDSPLDIRSTKTTVELINEAGELNPNIKPYFLLSRIQTNSVMARELAQVLKSTYKFDILETQIANRMAYKYSLIYGQNVSEYSNKDIAATEIRTLAKEILSILDR, from the coding sequence ATGAAAGTTATTACACTTGCAAACCAGAAAGGTGGCTGTGGCAAGAGTACCATTGTTCTCAATCTTGCCATTGAACTTGCTTTACAACAGCACCGCGTCATCGTCTTTGACACGGACCCCCAGGGCAGTTGTTATGAAACAGCTGAAATTCGCAACAGTCAAAAGGAGCTGACGCAGATCAAAGTCGCCCCCGTTTACGAAAACCTCTATCAGGTTATTGAAGAGTCTGATAAAGATTTTGATTTTGCCCTTATCGACACCCCGCCCCATGACAATGACGTTGTAACGGTTGCAACGGCATGCTCTGATCTTATCATCATTCCTGTACAGGATTCGCCCCTTGATATCCGCAGCACAAAGACAACGGTAGAGCTGATCAACGAAGCAGGAGAACTAAACCCCAACATTAAGCCCTATTTTTTGCTCAGCCGTATTCAGACAAATTCGGTCATGGCGCGCGAGCTTGCGCAAGTATTAAAATCAACTTATAAATTTGACATATTAGAAACCCAGATCGCAAACCGAATGGCATATAAATATTCTCTGATTTACGGCCAGAACGTGTCAGAATATTCAAATAAGGACATTGCTGCAACAGAGATACGCACCCTTGCCAAAGAAATTCTGTCTATTCTTGACCGTTAG
- a CDS encoding universal stress protein, protein MIWKLLRTMSQNLTLTIPVMMVAGFIFGIFMDAAFLKSLIIPFTFLMVYPMMVTLNIQKVFEGGDVKAQVLTQAINFGVVPFLAYFMGLIFFKDQPYMALGLLLAGLVPTSGMTISWTGFAKGNLAAAVKMTVIGLTLGSIATPFYVRMLMGTTIEIDMVAVFKQIVIIVFIPMAAGYLTRRALVKKHGEKGFKTSVGPKFPPLSTLGVVGIVFIAMALKARAIAAAPSMLAYILIPLVIIYGFNFTFSSIIGKKLLPRGDAIALVYGSVMRNLSIALAIAINAFGKQGASAALVVAVAYIIQVQSAAWYVKLTDRIFGRAPLDGAQPSKPTPQAKTEPIAETVEEPEGSMVANIQKILFATDITPTAKYAARYACTIGNKFNAKVWAIHVVPDLLAEYSAGAGVTIKDPEKQEEFNRDAVENAERMLGERIRTTSEKVIKEISACPLSKDRIMVKTGDPVEEITQAATQGDFDLIIMGTHGDQGFDDILLGSTAQGVIHASKIPVLVARPS, encoded by the coding sequence ATGATTTGGAAACTGCTGCGAACAATGAGTCAAAATCTAACCCTGACGATTCCGGTAATGATGGTGGCCGGATTCATATTCGGTATTTTCATGGATGCCGCTTTTTTAAAGAGTTTGATTATTCCGTTCACCTTTTTAATGGTCTACCCCATGATGGTGACGCTGAATATCCAGAAGGTATTTGAGGGCGGGGATGTCAAAGCCCAGGTGCTTACCCAGGCGATCAATTTTGGTGTGGTTCCCTTCCTTGCCTATTTTATGGGTTTAATTTTTTTCAAAGACCAGCCTTATATGGCGTTAGGTTTACTTTTGGCAGGGCTTGTTCCCACGTCAGGCATGACCATTTCCTGGACGGGCTTTGCCAAGGGCAACCTGGCCGCGGCCGTAAAAATGACCGTAATAGGCCTAACCCTGGGCTCCATCGCCACACCTTTTTATGTTCGTATGCTCATGGGCACAACCATTGAAATTGACATGGTCGCTGTTTTCAAACAGATCGTGATCATTGTCTTTATCCCCATGGCAGCCGGTTATTTAACCCGCAGAGCACTGGTTAAAAAACACGGGGAAAAGGGATTCAAAACATCAGTGGGCCCCAAATTCCCGCCGTTATCCACCTTGGGTGTTGTGGGCATCGTATTCATTGCCATGGCGCTTAAGGCCCGGGCCATTGCCGCAGCCCCCAGTATGCTTGCTTACATTCTTATCCCTTTGGTTATCATTTACGGATTCAACTTCACCTTCAGCAGTATTATAGGTAAAAAACTTTTGCCCAGGGGTGATGCCATTGCACTTGTTTACGGCTCAGTCATGCGTAACCTGTCCATTGCCCTGGCCATTGCCATAAATGCCTTTGGTAAACAAGGCGCGTCGGCGGCCCTGGTTGTGGCTGTGGCGTATATCATTCAGGTTCAATCTGCTGCCTGGTACGTCAAACTGACCGACAGAATATTTGGACGGGCGCCTTTGGACGGGGCACAACCTTCGAAACCTACACCCCAGGCAAAAACAGAGCCTATCGCTGAAACCGTTGAGGAGCCCGAAGGTTCCATGGTCGCAAATATTCAAAAAATTCTTTTTGCCACGGACATCACCCCTACGGCAAAATATGCGGCCCGCTATGCCTGTACCATCGGCAACAAGTTTAATGCAAAGGTATGGGCCATTCATGTGGTCCCGGATCTTTTAGCCGAATATTCGGCAGGCGCCGGTGTCACCATAAAGGATCCTGAAAAGCAGGAAGAGTTCAACCGGGATGCCGTTGAAAATGCTGAACGAATGCTTGGAGAACGTATCCGAACCACATCGGAAAAGGTGATCAAAGAAATTTCAGCCTGTCCCTTATCCAAGGACCGCATCATGGTCAAAACAGGAGATCCGGTGGAAGAGATCACACAAGCTGCGACCCAGGGAGATTTTGACCTGATCATCATGGGCACTCACGGAGATCAGGGTTTTGATGATATACTCTTAGGCAGCACAGCCCAGGGCGTCATCCACGCATCCAAAATTCCTGTACTTGTGGCGCGCCCCTCTTAA